A genomic segment from Leptolyngbya boryana PCC 6306 encodes:
- a CDS encoding response regulator transcription factor: MNSVLVIEDDQEILENIEEILELQSFQALTTSSSVAGLQLAKEALPSLVICDVVMPEMDGYTVLSELRQQAETATIPFIFLTGRSERTDVRMGMELGADDYLTKPFTQEELIGAVQSCLNKYDRLTRQSEAQAQAAQSIEKQLQTSQELAEMNSMLLQKLSQGLRHPVSNITIATYMLKQHISDQDLDRYIAILEEECARSTSLLNEVSGLQEYLNPSKINLLRGKLKLRIPL; the protein is encoded by the coding sequence ATGAACAGTGTTTTAGTGATCGAAGACGATCAAGAAATCTTAGAAAATATTGAAGAGATTCTAGAGCTTCAAAGTTTCCAAGCACTGACGACGAGTAGTAGTGTTGCCGGGTTGCAATTGGCGAAAGAAGCACTGCCGAGCCTTGTGATCTGTGATGTCGTCATGCCTGAAATGGATGGCTATACGGTGTTGAGCGAATTACGTCAGCAGGCTGAAACGGCAACGATTCCGTTTATTTTTCTGACCGGGCGTTCTGAGCGCACAGATGTGCGAATGGGAATGGAATTGGGCGCAGATGATTATCTGACCAAGCCTTTTACTCAAGAAGAACTGATCGGCGCGGTGCAGAGTTGCTTAAATAAGTACGATCGCTTAACTCGTCAGTCTGAGGCACAAGCACAAGCTGCCCAATCCATTGAGAAGCAACTCCAAACCAGTCAAGAGCTAGCTGAGATGAATAGTATGCTGTTGCAGAAGCTATCCCAAGGCTTACGGCATCCTGTCTCGAATATTACGATCGCGACTTATATGTTGAAACAACATATCTCCGATCAAGATCTCGATCGCTACATTGCAATCTTAGAAGAAGAATGTGCTCGCAGTACATCGCTGTTGAATGAAGTTTCAGGATTGCAAGAGTATTTGAATCCATCAAAAATTAATTTGCTGCGCGGTAAGTTAAAGCTTCGGATTCCACTGTAG
- a CDS encoding M24 family metallopeptidase, translated as MQTQLRNHSSTLSQQRNAEIEQKLSWMRKALYETHATGLRLRGIDWFSWATAGGSNMVLLAAETGVAEVLVTLDGAWILTDEIEAQRLQDEEIPAGSAYQFAVNPWTEIDIREAFVRETTQGGRIISDLPLMTLNDRPILAETSLPNTLVNRKRSLLPSEVDRYRQIGKLASAAMTEVLTQARPDWTEVQLAGAGAAALWTRGLHPALTLAAGEQRLQKYRHTLPKQEKIGRAAMLVFCARGFGLYANLTRFVYFDRLSETEASLHHQVREIEAAALNQCRVETPLDQIYLTLQQAYEQHGYPNAIREHHQGGTTGYLSREVIATPTTSDRLAANTAMAWNPSLSGAKIEDTFLLHEDDHLENLTLDPNWNSIEVHQQQRPLPLERI; from the coding sequence ATGCAGACCCAACTCAGAAACCATTCCTCAACGCTCAGCCAGCAACGCAATGCGGAGATCGAACAAAAACTAAGCTGGATGCGTAAAGCGCTGTATGAAACTCATGCAACTGGTCTACGCTTGCGCGGAATTGATTGGTTTTCCTGGGCAACAGCAGGCGGCTCGAATATGGTTTTGCTAGCTGCTGAAACAGGTGTTGCTGAAGTACTTGTGACTTTGGACGGAGCTTGGATTTTGACAGATGAAATCGAAGCTCAGCGGCTTCAAGACGAAGAAATCCCTGCTGGATCTGCTTATCAGTTCGCCGTCAACCCTTGGACAGAGATCGATATTCGAGAAGCTTTTGTGCGAGAGACAACTCAAGGCGGACGAATCATCAGTGATTTACCCTTGATGACTCTCAACGATCGCCCTATCCTAGCAGAAACATCTCTGCCGAATACGTTGGTAAATCGTAAACGATCGCTGTTGCCTAGTGAAGTCGATCGCTATCGCCAAATTGGAAAACTCGCTAGCGCAGCCATGACCGAAGTGCTGACCCAGGCTCGCCCCGATTGGACAGAAGTGCAACTTGCGGGAGCGGGAGCTGCTGCTCTTTGGACAAGAGGACTTCATCCTGCTTTGACTCTAGCTGCTGGAGAACAACGTCTGCAAAAATATCGCCATACGCTTCCTAAACAAGAAAAAATTGGACGAGCTGCGATGCTAGTCTTTTGTGCGCGTGGATTCGGTCTATATGCCAATCTCACCCGCTTTGTTTACTTCGATCGTCTCTCAGAGACAGAAGCAAGCTTACACCATCAAGTTCGAGAAATTGAAGCTGCGGCGCTCAATCAATGTCGAGTGGAAACGCCCCTAGATCAGATTTATCTCACTTTACAACAAGCATACGAACAGCATGGTTATCCAAATGCGATTCGTGAACATCATCAGGGTGGAACAACTGGGTATTTATCCCGTGAAGTGATTGCAACTCCGACTACAAGCGATCGCTTAGCTGCAAATACAGCGATGGCTTGGAATCCCAGTCTATCAGGAGCAAAAATCGAAGATACCTTCTTGCTCCATGAAGATGATCATCTCGAAAATCTCACCCTTGATCCAAACTGGAATAGCATCGAAGTGCATCAGCAACAACGTCCTCTGCCTCTAGAACGAATCTAG
- the galK gene encoding galactokinase, producing MSTATTFTFEQIFNAAPDVQAIAPGRVNLLGEHTDYNDGFVLPTAIPQHTTVCLGTSSDDQFHIYSHDLEEQVNFSSRDPIPQGFSRYVIGCIRAIEEQGIVIPPLNIFVTSSVPIGSGLSSSAALEVAMLRALRSLLNLKIDDVQIAQLGQYAERTFAGVQCGIMDQMASSLADSEHLLFLDTRTLDRELLPFPEGSTFLVIDSGIPRTLAGSGYNQRRSECEEAARLLGVPALRDVQDVSAIAALPSPLQERARHVITENNRVLEARLGVSAQRFGQLMNASHASLRDDYDVSVEGLDLLVAILQETPGVLGARLTGAGFGGACVALIDSNAELKNAIQAVLDRYHNAGYTGKILVDRT from the coding sequence ATGAGTACAGCCACTACATTTACATTTGAGCAAATTTTTAACGCTGCTCCCGATGTGCAAGCGATCGCACCCGGACGAGTGAATTTACTCGGCGAACATACTGATTACAATGACGGCTTTGTTCTGCCCACAGCAATTCCCCAACATACTACGGTTTGCCTTGGAACTAGCTCCGATGATCAATTTCACATTTACTCTCACGATTTAGAAGAGCAAGTCAATTTCTCTTCGCGTGATCCGATTCCTCAAGGATTTAGTCGCTATGTGATCGGCTGTATTCGTGCGATCGAAGAACAAGGTATAGTTATTCCACCGCTGAATATCTTTGTCACGTCTTCTGTTCCGATTGGTTCTGGTTTATCGAGTAGTGCTGCGTTAGAAGTGGCGATGCTACGTGCGTTACGATCGCTTCTCAATCTCAAAATTGATGATGTTCAGATTGCACAGCTTGGGCAGTATGCAGAACGAACTTTTGCTGGCGTACAGTGCGGCATTATGGATCAGATGGCATCAAGCCTAGCTGATTCTGAGCATCTTTTATTTCTTGACACGCGAACACTCGATCGAGAATTACTGCCATTTCCAGAAGGATCTACATTTTTGGTGATAGATAGTGGGATTCCGCGCACGTTAGCAGGGAGTGGATACAATCAGCGTCGGTCAGAATGTGAGGAAGCAGCAAGATTGCTCGGTGTTCCAGCGCTGAGAGATGTTCAGGATGTTAGCGCGATCGCTGCTTTACCGAGTCCGCTCCAAGAACGTGCGCGTCATGTCATTACAGAAAACAATCGGGTTTTAGAAGCACGCCTTGGGGTATCTGCTCAACGTTTTGGGCAATTGATGAATGCGTCTCATGCAAGCTTACGAGATGACTATGATGTGTCGGTGGAAGGCTTAGATTTACTTGTCGCAATCCTGCAGGAGACCCCAGGCGTATTAGGAGCAAGACTGACAGGTGCAGGATTTGGAGGGGCTTGTGTAGCTCTAATTGATTCTAATGCTGAGCTTAAAAATGCGATCCAAGCAGTTCTCGATCGCTATCATAACGCAGGCTATACTGGCAAAATCTTAGTTGATCGTACTTAG
- the hpsU gene encoding hormogonium polysaccharide biosynthesis acetyltransferase HpsU — protein MTSLKGSAIDIDAPPLVDLHCYDQSWYDRGRPGWYVLLWWLVQSIVFPITPQPLNQVRCAVLRLFGAKVGKGVLVRPTARFTYPWKVEIGDYSWIGDNVVFYSLDRISVGSHCVISQKSYLCTGSHDLSDRAFGLVTKTIEIGHGVWIATDCFIAPGVQIGSNAVIGARSTVLKSMPAQSVCWGSPCRSHYLREMRVH, from the coding sequence ATGACAAGTTTGAAAGGGTCTGCGATCGACATAGATGCGCCTCCGCTCGTCGATTTACATTGTTATGATCAATCCTGGTACGATCGCGGTCGTCCAGGCTGGTATGTCTTACTATGGTGGTTGGTTCAATCGATTGTATTTCCCATCACTCCTCAACCTTTGAATCAAGTTCGCTGTGCCGTGTTGCGACTATTTGGGGCAAAAGTTGGCAAAGGGGTGCTCGTTCGTCCGACGGCACGGTTTACTTATCCCTGGAAAGTTGAGATCGGGGACTATAGCTGGATTGGCGATAATGTCGTGTTTTATAGTCTCGATCGTATTTCGGTTGGTTCTCATTGTGTGATTTCACAAAAGAGCTATCTGTGTACGGGAAGCCATGATTTGAGCGATCGCGCGTTTGGACTCGTCACAAAAACGATTGAGATTGGGCATGGAGTCTGGATTGCGACAGATTGCTTTATTGCGCCGGGAGTGCAGATTGGTTCCAATGCAGTGATTGGGGCGCGGAGCACCGTACTCAAGTCGATGCCAGCGCAATCAGTTTGTTGGGGGTCTCCTTGTCGATCTCACTATTTGCGAGAGATGCGAGTGCATTAG
- a CDS encoding glycosyltransferase family 2 protein, whose protein sequence is MSSLSKLPVSVLIPARNEEANLPACLESVARADQVFVVDSQSSDRSVEIAESYGANVVQFHFNGRWPKKKNWSLENLPFRNEWVLIVDCDERITPELWDEIETAIQNPEYEGYYLNRRVFFLGQWIRYGGKYPDWNLRLFKHAKGRYENLSTEAIRNTGDNEVHEHVVMSEKVGYLQNDMLHIDFKDLYHWLDRHNRYSNWEAKVYLNLLNGKDDQGTIGANFFGDSVQRKRFLKRIWVRLPFKPTLRFLLAYVFRLGFLDGRAGYIYARLLSQYEFQIGVKLYELQQFGGTLNTPKPNPTPIVQPES, encoded by the coding sequence ATGTCTAGTCTCTCTAAACTCCCAGTTTCTGTTCTAATTCCCGCTCGTAATGAAGAAGCAAATTTGCCCGCTTGTCTAGAAAGTGTTGCGCGAGCGGATCAGGTGTTTGTCGTCGATTCGCAAAGTAGCGATCGCTCTGTGGAAATTGCAGAGAGCTATGGGGCGAATGTGGTGCAGTTTCACTTCAATGGACGCTGGCCGAAGAAGAAAAATTGGTCCCTGGAAAATCTTCCATTTCGCAATGAGTGGGTGTTGATTGTAGACTGCGACGAGCGGATCACACCAGAACTGTGGGATGAGATCGAGACTGCAATTCAAAATCCAGAGTACGAAGGGTACTATCTGAATCGCCGTGTGTTCTTCTTAGGACAATGGATTCGCTACGGTGGCAAGTATCCCGACTGGAATTTGCGCTTGTTTAAACATGCGAAAGGTCGCTACGAAAACCTCAGCACTGAAGCAATTCGCAACACGGGTGACAACGAAGTCCATGAGCATGTTGTCATGTCTGAGAAAGTGGGCTATCTGCAAAATGATATGCTCCACATTGACTTCAAAGATCTTTATCACTGGCTAGACCGACACAATCGCTATTCTAATTGGGAAGCGAAGGTTTACCTGAATTTGCTCAATGGCAAAGACGATCAAGGAACGATCGGTGCAAATTTCTTTGGCGATTCGGTACAGCGCAAGCGATTTTTGAAGCGGATCTGGGTAAGATTGCCCTTCAAACCGACGCTAAGGTTCTTACTTGCTTATGTGTTCCGGCTTGGATTTCTAGATGGGAGAGCAGGCTATATCTATGCACGGTTGCTCAGCCAGTACGAGTTTCAAATTGGGGTGAAGCTGTATGAGCTACAGCAGTTTGGGGGAACGTTAAACACCCCGAAACCGAATCCAACTCCGATCGTACAGCCAGAATCATGA
- a CDS encoding aldehyde dehydrogenase family protein, which translates to MTATAPKRPPQSTAPTPYTGLDRLFIGGRWVQGRSEHKVTLIDPYRKTSIAEFQAASEQDIQEAYQAAKKAQVEWAQALPSERSRVMQRATEIMKARQEEIVSWLIREAGSPRNKAMLEWQAAYALMQQAVGIPYQAEGHVLPADLPGKESRVYRQPVGVVGVVSPWDFALHLANRSIAPALALGNAVVQKTPSTTPISGGLILAKIYEEAGLPPGVFSVIAGKASEIGDVFVTHPIPRVITFTGSTKAGRHIGQLAMSSPIMKRVSLELGGSSPFVVLDDADLELAVNAAVFGKFLNSGQICMSINRFVVDQRVHDEFVDRFVDRVRALKVGDPNDPDTVIGPIIDQAQLDSLLEHIESAHQEGARQLLGGEPEGLVLPPHVFVDVNNEMRVAREEMFGPIASILKVRDETEALQIANATEYGLSSAVFTRDEGRGLRFALQVEAGMTHINDQTVNDLPNAPFGGEKNSGIGRFGGSWVVEEFTTDHWITVQHTPRVYPF; encoded by the coding sequence ATGACTGCTACCGCTCCAAAACGCCCCCCTCAATCGACTGCACCTACTCCCTACACAGGTCTCGATCGCTTATTTATCGGTGGACGCTGGGTACAAGGTCGCTCTGAACACAAAGTTACTTTGATCGATCCTTATCGCAAAACCTCGATCGCTGAATTTCAAGCTGCGAGTGAACAAGACATTCAGGAAGCTTATCAAGCGGCGAAGAAAGCTCAAGTTGAGTGGGCACAGGCATTACCGAGTGAGCGATCACGAGTCATGCAGCGAGCTACCGAAATCATGAAAGCGCGTCAAGAAGAAATTGTCTCTTGGCTGATTCGAGAAGCAGGCAGCCCGCGCAATAAAGCGATGCTCGAATGGCAAGCGGCTTATGCGCTCATGCAGCAAGCGGTTGGAATTCCGTATCAAGCAGAAGGTCATGTGCTACCTGCTGACCTGCCTGGAAAAGAAAGTCGCGTGTATCGTCAACCTGTGGGCGTTGTTGGGGTTGTCAGTCCTTGGGATTTTGCGCTACACCTTGCGAATCGATCGATTGCTCCCGCGCTAGCACTCGGTAATGCAGTTGTGCAAAAGACACCTTCGACCACTCCGATTTCTGGTGGTTTAATCCTTGCCAAAATCTATGAAGAAGCAGGTCTTCCGCCGGGTGTGTTTAGTGTGATTGCTGGAAAAGCTAGTGAGATCGGTGATGTTTTTGTGACGCATCCGATTCCACGAGTGATTACCTTTACAGGTTCAACTAAAGCAGGGCGGCATATTGGACAACTCGCGATGAGTAGCCCAATTATGAAACGAGTGTCACTTGAACTCGGTGGAAGTAGTCCATTTGTTGTCTTAGATGATGCAGACCTAGAGCTTGCTGTGAATGCTGCGGTGTTTGGTAAGTTCTTGAATTCCGGTCAGATTTGTATGAGCATCAATCGCTTTGTGGTTGATCAGCGGGTGCATGATGAATTTGTCGATCGCTTTGTCGATCGAGTTCGCGCTCTTAAAGTCGGTGACCCGAATGATCCGGATACTGTGATTGGTCCAATTATTGATCAAGCTCAGCTAGATTCACTGCTAGAGCATATCGAATCGGCTCATCAAGAGGGTGCTCGTCAATTGTTAGGCGGTGAACCAGAAGGATTAGTCCTACCGCCGCATGTCTTTGTTGATGTAAACAATGAAATGCGAGTGGCACGCGAGGAAATGTTTGGACCGATCGCTTCAATTCTGAAAGTACGCGACGAAACAGAAGCGCTACAGATCGCAAATGCGACTGAATATGGACTATCGAGTGCAGTATTTACTCGTGATGAAGGTCGAGGATTGCGGTTTGCACTGCAAGTCGAAGCAGGCATGACACACATCAATGATCAGACTGTGAATGATTTACCGAATGCACCGTTTGGCGGTGAGAAAAATAGCGGAATTGGTCGATTTGGAGGCAGTTGGGTGGTTGAAGAATTTACCACTGACCATTGGATCACGGTGCAACATACACCGCGTGTTTATCCTTTCTAG
- a CDS encoding NAD(P)-dependent oxidoreductase, whose amino-acid sequence MASTSCKDNFMERIAYLGLGTMGSGMAANLLKAGYSLTVWNRSPEAGKALVEKGATQAETPAQAVQDADVIFYCLANDQVVEEVVFGQNGILSNVRSGQVAIDQSTVHPSTSQRQAAAYAEKQVEFLDAPVFGSKNESAAGGLWIVVGGKRAVFDRVQPMLNAMSESVHYMGDTGKGASMKLVGNSIVATQIEALGEALVLATKAGLNPKDVLDVLHRVDFRSPLFDGMGQTLIDRDFTPSFALKHLLKDANLIARFAQDLNAPTPAAVAVRETIKAAVNQGWGEENASAFIKMLELEADVTIAP is encoded by the coding sequence ATTGCTTCAACCTCATGCAAGGACAATTTCATGGAACGAATTGCCTATTTAGGGCTAGGAACGATGGGTAGTGGTATGGCAGCTAATCTACTCAAAGCAGGATATTCTCTGACTGTTTGGAATCGCAGCCCAGAAGCCGGAAAGGCACTTGTCGAAAAGGGTGCAACTCAAGCAGAAACTCCTGCTCAAGCCGTCCAAGATGCGGATGTAATTTTCTATTGCCTTGCAAATGATCAGGTCGTTGAAGAAGTCGTCTTTGGACAGAATGGGATTTTATCGAATGTACGATCGGGACAAGTCGCGATCGACCAAAGTACCGTGCATCCCAGTACATCTCAGCGTCAAGCCGCAGCTTATGCAGAAAAACAAGTTGAGTTTCTAGATGCTCCAGTGTTTGGGAGTAAAAATGAATCGGCGGCAGGTGGATTGTGGATTGTAGTTGGCGGAAAACGAGCAGTCTTCGATCGTGTGCAGCCGATGCTCAATGCAATGAGCGAATCTGTTCACTACATGGGCGACACAGGCAAAGGCGCATCAATGAAGCTTGTAGGTAATTCGATCGTAGCAACTCAAATCGAAGCCCTTGGCGAAGCACTGGTGCTAGCAACGAAAGCAGGACTAAATCCGAAAGATGTCTTAGATGTGCTACATCGGGTTGATTTTCGTTCTCCGCTGTTTGATGGAATGGGTCAGACCCTCATCGATCGCGATTTCACACCGAGCTTTGCACTCAAACATTTACTCAAAGATGCCAACTTGATTGCTCGATTTGCTCAAGATCTAAACGCTCCAACTCCTGCGGCAGTCGCCGTACGAGAAACCATCAAAGCCGCTGTAAATCAAGGATGGGGCGAAGAAAATGCGTCTGCATTTATCAAAATGCTGGAACTCGAAGCAGATGTAACGATTGCACCTTAA